A stretch of Carya illinoinensis cultivar Pawnee chromosome 14, C.illinoinensisPawnee_v1, whole genome shotgun sequence DNA encodes these proteins:
- the LOC122293405 gene encoding probable serine/threonine-protein kinase PBL19 isoform X1 — MKCFYYFKDKSRGREQRSAPELEEQRKSDYSNRTTKSSCSAYSPRSIPQLYEERAHNLRVFSYLELQQATHDFSRLLKIGEGGFGSVYKGSIKHAEGKGDPIVVAIKKLNKDGLQGHKQWVAEVQFLGVVEHPNLVKLIGYCAMDRKSGIQRLLVYEYMANKSLENHLFNKAYTVLPWKTRLQIVLGAARGLAYLHEGLEVQVIYRDFKTSNVLLDEDFKPKLSDFGLAREGPIAGRTHVSTAVVGTHGYAAPDYIETGHLTIKSDVWSFGVVLYEILTGRRSVERNHPRAEQILLEWVKRFPADGKRFRLIMDPRLENQYSSSAARKIAKLADNCLLKSAKDRPTMSQVVERLKQIIEQSDEDDPCERSLESFENDHPIDLNQTMEASKSWKRRMTQLSKLGEHVEGVSRRRFMIMQRAQVP; from the exons ATGAAGTGTTTCTACTACTTTAAGGACAAATCCAGAGGCAGAGAACAAAGATCAGCACCAGAGTTGGAAGAGCAAAGAAAATCCGATTATTCTAATAGGACCACTAAGTCTTCCTGTTCGGCATATTCCCCGCGTAGTATACCGCAACTGTATGAGGAGAGGGCTCATAATTTGCGTGTCTTCTCATACTTGGAGCTCCAACAGGCGACACATGATTTCAGTAGGCTTCTTAAGATTGGGGAAGGCGGGTTTGGGAGTGTATATAAAGGCTCAATCAAGCATGCTGAGGGCAAGGGCGATCCAATTGTGGTTGCAATTAAAAAGCTCAACAAGGACGGATTACAG GGCCACAAACAATGGGTGGCAGAAGTTCAATTTCTTGGTGTTGTGGAGCACCCAAATCTCGTCAAACTCATAGGGTACTGTGCTATGGACAGGAAAAGTGGGATCCAGCGATTACTTGTTTATGAATACATGGCAAACAAAAGCTTAGAGAATCATCTTTTCAATAAGGCTTACACAGTGCTTCCTTGGAAAACAAGATTACAGATAGTGCTGGGAGCTGCTCGAGGACTAGCTTATCTGCATGAGGGATTGGAAGTTCAG GTAATATACCGAGATTTCAAGACATCCAATGTCTTGTTGGATGAGGATTTCAAACCAAAGCTTTCTGACTTTGGGCTTGCTAGGGAGGGACCAATTGCTGGGCGAACTCATGTTTCAACAGCT GTGGTAGGAACACACGGGTATGCTGCTCCAGATTACATTGAGACTGGTCATCTGACAATTAAGAGTGATGTGTGGAGTTTTGGTGTTGTACTGTATGAGATTCTTACAGGCAGGAGATCAGTGGAAAGAAACCACCCAAGGGCAGAACAGATACTTTTGGAATGGGTGAAACGGTTCCCTGCTGATGGTAAAAGATTCAGATTGATAATGGACCCTCGGCTGGAAAACCAGTATTCCAGTAGTGCTGCTCGAAAAATTGCCAAGTTAGCAGACAATTGCTTATTAAAGAGTGCAAAAGATCGGCCAACGATGAGTCAGGTAGTAGAGAGACTGAAGCAGATAATCGAACAATCCGACGAAGATGACCCTTGTGAGAGAAGTCTCGAGTCCTTTGAAAATGATCATCCGATTGACTTGAATCAGACGATGGAGGCATCAAAATCATGGAAAAGGCGGATGACCCAGCTGTCAAAACTGGGTGAGCATGTGGAGGGTGTAAGTAGAAGAAGGTTTATGATCATGCAGAGAGCCCAAGTTCCTTGA
- the LOC122293405 gene encoding probable serine/threonine-protein kinase PBL19 isoform X2, whose product MKCFYYFKDKSRGREQRSAPELEEQRKSDYSNRTTKSSCSAYSPRSIPQLYEERAHNLRVFSYLELQQATHDFSRLLKIGEGGFGSVYKGSIKHAEGKGDPIVVAIKKLNKDGLQGHKQWVAEVQFLGVVEHPNLVKLIGYCAMDRKSGIQRLLVYEYMANKSLENHLFNKAYTVLPWKTRLQIVLGAARGLAYLHEGLEVQVVGTHGYAAPDYIETGHLTIKSDVWSFGVVLYEILTGRRSVERNHPRAEQILLEWVKRFPADGKRFRLIMDPRLENQYSSSAARKIAKLADNCLLKSAKDRPTMSQVVERLKQIIEQSDEDDPCERSLESFENDHPIDLNQTMEASKSWKRRMTQLSKLGEHVEGVSRRRFMIMQRAQVP is encoded by the exons ATGAAGTGTTTCTACTACTTTAAGGACAAATCCAGAGGCAGAGAACAAAGATCAGCACCAGAGTTGGAAGAGCAAAGAAAATCCGATTATTCTAATAGGACCACTAAGTCTTCCTGTTCGGCATATTCCCCGCGTAGTATACCGCAACTGTATGAGGAGAGGGCTCATAATTTGCGTGTCTTCTCATACTTGGAGCTCCAACAGGCGACACATGATTTCAGTAGGCTTCTTAAGATTGGGGAAGGCGGGTTTGGGAGTGTATATAAAGGCTCAATCAAGCATGCTGAGGGCAAGGGCGATCCAATTGTGGTTGCAATTAAAAAGCTCAACAAGGACGGATTACAG GGCCACAAACAATGGGTGGCAGAAGTTCAATTTCTTGGTGTTGTGGAGCACCCAAATCTCGTCAAACTCATAGGGTACTGTGCTATGGACAGGAAAAGTGGGATCCAGCGATTACTTGTTTATGAATACATGGCAAACAAAAGCTTAGAGAATCATCTTTTCAATAAGGCTTACACAGTGCTTCCTTGGAAAACAAGATTACAGATAGTGCTGGGAGCTGCTCGAGGACTAGCTTATCTGCATGAGGGATTGGAAGTTCAG GTGGTAGGAACACACGGGTATGCTGCTCCAGATTACATTGAGACTGGTCATCTGACAATTAAGAGTGATGTGTGGAGTTTTGGTGTTGTACTGTATGAGATTCTTACAGGCAGGAGATCAGTGGAAAGAAACCACCCAAGGGCAGAACAGATACTTTTGGAATGGGTGAAACGGTTCCCTGCTGATGGTAAAAGATTCAGATTGATAATGGACCCTCGGCTGGAAAACCAGTATTCCAGTAGTGCTGCTCGAAAAATTGCCAAGTTAGCAGACAATTGCTTATTAAAGAGTGCAAAAGATCGGCCAACGATGAGTCAGGTAGTAGAGAGACTGAAGCAGATAATCGAACAATCCGACGAAGATGACCCTTGTGAGAGAAGTCTCGAGTCCTTTGAAAATGATCATCCGATTGACTTGAATCAGACGATGGAGGCATCAAAATCATGGAAAAGGCGGATGACCCAGCTGTCAAAACTGGGTGAGCATGTGGAGGGTGTAAGTAGAAGAAGGTTTATGATCATGCAGAGAGCCCAAGTTCCTTGA
- the LOC122294987 gene encoding ATP synthase subunit delta', mitochondrial-like yields MFRRATGLLARRLMSSSGSRARPYSTDLPAAPTEDSTFVEAWKKVIPNIEPPKTPLSFMKPRPATPSSIPSKLTVNFVLPYASELSTKEVDMVIIPATTGQMGVLPGHVATIAELKPGVLSVHEGNEVKKYFISSGFAFIHANSYADIVAIEAVPVDQIDPSLVQKGLAEFTQKLSSASTDLEKAEAQIGVGVHSALNSALTG; encoded by the exons ATGTTCCGCCGAGCCACCGGCCTCCTGGCCCGACGCTTAATGTCCTCCTCCGGGTCCAGGGCTAGGCCATACTCGACCGATCTCCCGGCGGCTCCCACTGAGGATTCAACCTTCGTGGAGGCCTGGAAGAAAGTGATACCAAACATAGAACCCCCCAAGACCCCTCTCTCCTTCATGAAGCCTCGTCCTGCTACTCCCTCATCCATCCCTTCCAAGCTCACCGTCAATTTCGTTCTCCCGTATGCCTCTGAGCTGTCCACCAAAGAG GTTGACATGGTCATAATACCAGCAACAACGGGGCAGATGGGTGTTCTTCCTGGACATGTAGCAACGATTGCAGAGTTGAAACCTGGCGTCTTGTCAGTGCATGAAGGGAATGAAGTGAAGAAGTATTTCATCAGCAGTGGCTTTGCTTTCATCCATGCGAACTCATATGCAGATATTGTTGCCATCGAGGCTGTCCCTGTTGATCAAATTGATCCAAGCCTTGTTCAGAAGGGACTTGCAGAATTCACCCAGAAGCTGAGCTCGGCCTCAACTGACTTGGAGAAAGCTGAAGCTCAAATTGGAGTTGGTGTGCACAGTGCTCTCAACTCGGCGCTGACAGGCTAG